TCAGTCGGCTCAATCATCAGCGCCTCGTGAACTATCAGCGGGAAGTATATGGTGGGCGCGTGCATTCCGAAGTCGAGGAGCCTCTTGGCGACGTCAAGGGCCTTAACTTCGGTTTCCTTCTTCATAGGCTCCGCAGAGAAGACGGTCTCGTGCTTCCTAAGCTCCTTTCCGGGAAGTTCGTATCCCTTGGTTCCCTTCAGCTTCCTCGTTATGTAGTTGGCGTTGAGGACCGCTATCTCGCTGGCCTCTCTCAACCCATCTCTACCCATTATCTTTAGATACGTCAGTGCTTTTACCATAACCGCGAAGTTGCCGTAGAGTTCTTTCACCTTGCCGATGCTCTTTGGCACGTTGTAGTCCAGGTAGTAGCGGTCGTTCTCCTCGTCGTAACCCACGAGCGGAACCGGTAGGTAGTCCTTCAGGAAGTCCTTCACGCCAACCGGCCCGCTTCCGGGTCCACCGCCGCCGTGCGGGGTCGAGAAGGTCTTGTGGAGGTTGAGGTGGACGACGTCAAAGCCCATATCGCCCGGCCGTACTTTGCCAAGGACCGCGTTGAGGTTTGCACCGTCGTAGTAGAGCAGGCCGCCGGCTTTGTGGACTATCTTGGCTATCTCCAGTATCTCGTCCTCGAAGATTCCGAGGGTGTTTGGATTAGTCAGCATCAAACCGGCGGTTCTCTCGCTCACGGCGTTCTCAAGGGCCTCAAGGTCAACGGTTCCGTTCTCGTTGGAGGGTATCTCAACCACCTTGAAGCCCGCCATCGCGGAGGAGGCCGGATTGGTACCGTGGGCCGAATCCGGAACGAGCATCTCGGTCCTCTGAGTCTCACCGCGGTCGAGATGGTAAGCGCGGATTATCGAGACGCCGGTGAACTCGCCGTTCGCACCGGCCGCAGGCTGGAGGGTGAAGCGATCCATCCCGGTTATCTCTCTGAGCCATCCTTCCAGCTCCCACATTACTCTAAGCGCTCCCTGGATGGTTCTCTCGTCTTGATAAGGATGGACGTAAGCCACACCGGGATGGGAAGCTATCTCCTCGTTTATCTTGGGGTTGTACTTCATGGTGCACGAGCCGAGAGGATAAATGCCGCTATCGACACCGTAGTTCATCTCGCTCAGACGCGTGTAGTGTTTGACCACCTCAGGCTCGCTCAACTCCGGGAGGTTGAGCGGGCTCTTCCTCCTCAGCTTCTCAGGGATTTCAACGTCAGCGTCTTCAATCGGCTTTGGAAGAGTATAACCAACCCTTCCCGGCCTGGAAAGCTCAAAAACGGTCGGTTCGTCCCACTTGGCTTGGCGGAACATTCAGGCCACCTCCTTTAGGACATCTATGAGTTCATCAACCCATTCCTTTCTCGTTGTCTCGGTCGCCGCGAAGAGGGCTGTCTCCCCAAGCTCTGGAAAGTGCCTTCCGAGGTAGTAGCCACCGTGTATGCCTTTCTCAAGAAGCCTCTCGTGAACCACTTCATAGGGGACACCGAACCTAACGGGCACGTCCTTGAAGTTGACGCCACTGAAGGGAACCTCAGCCACCTCTGAAAGGCGCTTCTTGAGGTAGGCGGTGTTCTTCAGGATGGTCTCGCCGAGCTCTCTCAGACCATTCGGCCCGAGCGTTGCTAGGTGTATCGCAGCCGCGACGGCAACTAGGGCTTCGTTTGAACAGATGTTTGAGGTTGCCTTTGCACGCCTTATATGCTGCTCCCTCGTCTGGAGGGTCATCACGAAGGCCCTCTTCCCGTCCCCCGTCTTCGTCATCCCTATTATCCTACCCGGCATCTGTCTTACCAGCTTCCTGTCGTTCCTTACGGCGAAGATTC
The DNA window shown above is from Thermococcus sp. and carries:
- the gcvPB gene encoding aminomethyl-transferring glycine dehydrogenase subunit GcvPB; the encoded protein is MFRQAKWDEPTVFELSRPGRVGYTLPKPIEDADVEIPEKLRRKSPLNLPELSEPEVVKHYTRLSEMNYGVDSGIYPLGSCTMKYNPKINEEIASHPGVAYVHPYQDERTIQGALRVMWELEGWLREITGMDRFTLQPAAGANGEFTGVSIIRAYHLDRGETQRTEMLVPDSAHGTNPASSAMAGFKVVEIPSNENGTVDLEALENAVSERTAGLMLTNPNTLGIFEDEILEIAKIVHKAGGLLYYDGANLNAVLGKVRPGDMGFDVVHLNLHKTFSTPHGGGGPGSGPVGVKDFLKDYLPVPLVGYDEENDRYYLDYNVPKSIGKVKELYGNFAVMVKALTYLKIMGRDGLREASEIAVLNANYITRKLKGTKGYELPGKELRKHETVFSAEPMKKETEVKALDVAKRLLDFGMHAPTIYFPLIVHEALMIEPTETVSREELDAYVEALKRISEEAYSNPELVKSAPHNTAVKRVDDVLAAKRPIISWRMYRELKEKGEIDI